ACCGGAAGACAAGGATATCTTTTCCCTCAAGGTTGATGTCGTTTGTCGTCGGATAAAGGAGCGTCGGAGGGACGGACCGGCCGGATCTTAAAAAAAATTTGGGCATTGCATAGGAATACGGCGAAAAGCAAGCGAGGCATAACAGCAGAGCTAAACTCGTAAATAACCTCATGGGCCTCATAAAATAATTATAAGGGATGGCGGAGATATGTAAATTGCCGCATTCCGCTTTTTATTGACTTTTTTCTACCTTACGGGCTGCGGCGGGAGGGAATCCTATTTATCTATCGGCCTCTCTTTCGCTTATCGCCCCTATGCTCAACCTGTTCACGCCCAGTTCGTTCAAGACGTCGAGGACGCTGACCACATCCTTGAACGGCGTCAGCCTGTCCGAATGGACGACGACGCTTATATCCGGGGTCTTCCTGTGCAGGGCGTCTATCTTCGCCCTCAATTCCTTTTTCGTCACCCGGTCCTGGTCGACATAGGTCGAGCCGTCCTTCATTATGCTGACATATACCTGCGCCTTCTTCGGCGCCTCGAGGGGCTGTCCGCTCTTGGCCTCGGGAAGCTTTATATCAAGGCTCGTCTGGGATATCAGCGGGGTCGCTATCATGAATATGACCAGCAGGACGAGGATAACGTCGGTGAAGGGCGTTATATTTATCTCCGCGACCAGCCTTTGCCTTCTGGATTCTCTTTTCATCTGTGTTTGGTGGCGATCAGGTCCATGGTTTCGGAAACGCACAATTCCATATCTACGACGAACTTATCTATCCTCTTGATGAAATAATTATACGCGATGACTGCCGGGACGGCGACGCAGAGGCCGGCCGCGGTGCATATCAGCGCCTCGGCTATGCCGTTAATGACGACGTTTATCCCGCCGGAACCGGCGCTCTGGGCGATATCGTGGAAAGCCCTTATTATGCCCAGGACGGTCCCGAAGAGGCCGATATAAACGGCGGTGCTTGCGATCGTGCCGACCACGCTGGTATATTGCTCCAATTTGGTGGTCTCTATCGTCACTTCCCTCTCCATCGCGTTTGATATCACGGACTCATTGTGGCCGAAGAGCTTCAGTCCGGCATGGACGACGCCGGAGAAAGGCGTCTTGGTGTTTTCGCAGATATCCAGAGCGTTCATGAGGCGGTCCCTCTTCAATTCCGCGCTTATCTCATCCATAAAGTCCCTTCTCTTCACCCTGGACCTGCTTTTGTAATAAAAACACCTCTCTATTATTATCGCGAGCGACAAGATAGAGCAGCCGACAAGGATTAATATGACAAAACCTCCGCCGATGACCCCCTGGAACAATGACATAAAAGTTGCCTCCTTAATATTCCTATTTTATTGGATTTCGAACTCGAATATCTTTAATCCAACAGCATCTCTTTAAACGGCTCCGGGGATATCGAGACCGAGCCGGTGAAAGGGAAATCCAGCTCCATGATAGTGAACAGGATCAACGATATCATCGCCGAAAGTATAATTACCATTATGATCTGGGCTTTTATGCTTTCCGCGCCGAATAAAAATGTAAAGGAGATGGTGCCGAGCGCCCCTCCTATCAGGACAAACCATAGCAAGGATTGGATCCCGGACCTCGAATCCATCAGCCGTTGCCTCCTTAATTCCCGGAACGAATTCAATTTCCTGACCGATTCATCGAAAAACGATTGCTCTGTAGAGGTCTTCGGCTGGTAAGAAGTATAAAGCGTCCAGATCTGCCGCATTATCTTTTCCACCCTGGGGCTCATCTCCCCCTTCCGCATCGACTTCCATTCGTCGTCGACCACAGCCTGCCGGTATTCCCGGAGTAGATCGCCCACCTTCTGCCTGAAACCCGGGGAAAAGGCCTCTGCGTCCCTGTAAATGTCGGCCATGTAATTAGCTTCCATCTCCACATTGCAGTTCGATTTGTCATAATTCTGCCAGACGGTTACCACGACAAACGCTATAAGCACGGCATAAACGGCGCCGACCGCGCCGAGGATCGGGTCGGCTACGTCATGATGGGTCCTTAACCTGCTATGCGGCACGAAACGGCGGACTATCAGCAGCCCCACTATTGAAAATAAAGTAAATCCCCCTATTACGAACGGGCCTAAAAGCCAAGCCGGGAACCAGAACATTACTTTTTGTATCGTAGGCACTTCTACCCCTTTTTTAAAAGCTCCGGTAATAATTATACGTCAATAACGCGATATCCGAAATAAGTTTCTTCGCGGGCATCGCGAACCTGTTCTCGTGCTTGACCAGGACGCATATCAGGAAATCGCCGTTATCGGTGAATACGATCCCCACATCGTGGCAGATATGCCTTTCCAGGCCCGTCTTATGGGCGATCGACGTACCGTCCCTGGGAAGCTTCCTGGGGATCCTGTCGTTTATCTTCTGCTGTCCCAGTAACTCGAGGCATTTGCCGGATATCTCATCGCTTAAGAATTCCTTACGATACAATTCCTCCAGGAGGCCGGCCATATCCGCCGCGGTCGTATAGTTCTCCTCACCCGCCCTCCTCTCCTTGAAATCCATCATCTTGCGCGCCAAATTGGTGTCCCTTAAGCCCATCTTCCTGAAATACGAGTTCAAGGTGTCGAACCCCATGAAATCGATAATGACGTTCGCGGCGGCGTTATCGCTCTGCGTTATCATAGGATGGAACAACTCCTCTACGGTAAAGACCGAGCCGACCGGCTTGTTGCCCAACACCTTAGAACCGCTTACCCTATCGGCGTAGCTGAGCCTCACAGGGTCGTTTAAATGTATCTTCCCGTCCTGCGCGGCGTAAAAACAGGAGAGCATGATGGGTATCTTGACCAGGCTCGCGGAGGGTATGGGGGTATTTTTGTTGAGGTCGATCTCACGGCCTGTATCCAGGTCCTTTATCACAAGGCCGACCGTGCCTTTGAAATGCGCGACTTTATTCTTCAGGTCCCTCTTTAGCCCCGCCCATGCCTTCTCCCTGGCCCTTGAGGATACACTCTCCGGGGAACCGGCATAATTCCTGTACGCGATAAATAGACCTGCGCCCAGGAAGATAAAAGCGGCGGCTATCAATACCGTCTTCGTCTTCATGTTTGATATTATAGAGGATAATGCCTTGTTATGACAAGGACTTTGATGGCCCGGTGTCAAAAGGTGAGGTATTGGCCGGCCTTGACGAGGAGTTTGCTGCGCCTTCCCAGGTTTTCGATAGAACTGATCCTCGCCCCGCTCTCCCGCAATGAAAGTATCTTCTCGACCATCACGTGTCCCAGTCCGGGAACGCGCAGCAGCCGGTCCTTGTCATCTTTATTTACATATACGGGAAAAAATTCGGGATGAGACTTCGCCCACATCTCTTTCGGGTCCGTCCCCAGGGAGAGGTTGCCGTCCCGGTCGAGAGGGATCTCGTCCGCCCTGAAGCCGTACTTGCGGATGAGCCAATCCGTCTGGTAAAGGCGGTGCTCCCTCGCCAAAAGGTCGCTATTGGTGAGGTCCGAACGTTCGCCGGGGAGTTCCGGCGAACCCGCGCCGCGCTGGTAAGCGCTGAAATAGACGCGGCTGAGGCCCAACTCCCTGTACAGTTTCCAGGAATAGCCGATGATCTCCTTGTCGGTCTCCCCGGAAGCTCCGACGACAAATTGGGTGGTCTGCTTGATCCCCGCATAAGGAGAACCTTTCGCTGTGAGGCGGCTTATCAATTCTATCGGCCGTATGATGTCGCGGATATAATCCTTGGTCGTGCTGAGATGCCTGAAGTTGCTTTCGCCGGCCGTCTCTATATTCAAAGATACGGCCGTAGCCAGCGAAAGGCTCTCCCTGATAGCCGCTTCGGAGGCGCCCGGTATTATCTTTAAATGGATATAACCCCTGAACCGCATCCTGCGCAGGTTAAGCGCGGAGCGGTTGATCCGTTCCATGGTAGCGTCCGGACTGCCTGTTACCGCGCTGCTCAGGAACAGCCCGCTGACCCTCCGGGCATTATAATAAGACATGAAAGACGCGGCCAGTTCACCGGGGCTAAGGGAGCAGCGCTCCGTATCGGAACCGGCCCTTAGGGGGCAATATTTGCAGTTATTGACGCACTCGTTCGAAAGCAGGGTCTTGAAAAGGTATGTCGTGCCGCCGTTAGGGAGCACTACCGGGTATATCCATTTGCCTTCTTTAGAGCGGCGGCGGTGCTCGTCATCGTTTGTGCCGCAGGCGCAGGCGAGGTCGTACCGGGAATCGTTCGATAATACCGAAAGCCGTTCGCCCGTATCGGGGCTTTTCTTGATAGATACCATTATTTTTTCCGCTTCGAAAAAAACTTATATAATTTTTCCACCAGGTTCCGGCTGAAGACCCTGACGACCGGGTTCAGGAACCTGTTGCGGTGCTTTACGTAATTATACGACGGGACAAGCCTGAAACCCAGCCTCCTCTTAGATTCATACCCGGTTGTCCCGAATTCATACAACCTTATATTATTGTTAATACACCAATCCAGCTGGTCGCGGAACCTTATAAAATAAAGATGGAAGTGGAAGGCGATCGAATAATCGAACCCGAGAAAATAATCGATGAAACGGCCTCCTGATGCCAGGCAGTAGCTGAACGCGACCATTTTCTTATCCATCCGCCATAAGAAAAACTTGGTCTCTTCCGGCATATTCCCAGATATGTTCCTGAAAAAATCCACCGGCACTTTTTCTAGCCCCACCTCTTTCCTGCCGAACGTCTGGAGGTAGAGGGCGTACGCCTCTTTCAGTTCGTCCTCTTCCAGCCTGCCCTTCACTTCCAGGTCGAACTTGACCTCCTCGTCGATCTTCTTGAACTTTCTCCTTAACCCGCTCCTGGACGCGTAGCTCAGCGTCCCGAGGTAGCCGTTAAAATCCCGGAAACGGATATCCATCTCCGTGAAAGGCAGGGACGCGGTCCTGAAAAAACCGTCATCAAGGCATTTATCAAGGATATCCTTGTACCTGAAGCTGAAATCCTTAAATACGACGACCTTCGCCTTT
This region of Candidatus Omnitrophota bacterium genomic DNA includes:
- a CDS encoding GNAT family N-acetyltransferase; its protein translation is MTAGSGFNIKIARKIEEIPVGDWNKLMPEAGENYFFLKTLDESKMSQFSFFYILVYDKDIPVGATSCFVMNFGLDFGVTGKLKGFARCIKSIFPFIFNPRILICGLPNGQGRIGIAAAADPGMVVKAICEGMEQIAKEKKAKVVVFKDFSFRYKDILDKCLDDGFFRTASLPFTEMDIRFRDFNGYLGTLSYASRSGLRRKFKKIDEEVKFDLEVKGRLEEDELKEAYALYLQTFGRKEVGLEKVPVDFFRNISGNMPEETKFFLWRMDKKMVAFSYCLASGGRFIDYFLGFDYSIAFHFHLYFIRFRDQLDWCINNNIRLYEFGTTGYESKRRLGFRLVPSYNYVKHRNRFLNPVVRVFSRNLVEKLYKFFSKRKK
- a CDS encoding biopolymer transporter ExbD, producing the protein MKRESRRQRLVAEINITPFTDVILVLLVIFMIATPLISQTSLDIKLPEAKSGQPLEAPKKAQVYVSIMKDGSTYVDQDRVTKKELRAKIDALHRKTPDISVVVHSDRLTPFKDVVSVLDVLNELGVNRLSIGAISEREADR
- a CDS encoding serine hydrolase; this translates as MKTKTVLIAAAFIFLGAGLFIAYRNYAGSPESVSSRAREKAWAGLKRDLKNKVAHFKGTVGLVIKDLDTGREIDLNKNTPIPSASLVKIPIMLSCFYAAQDGKIHLNDPVRLSYADRVSGSKVLGNKPVGSVFTVEELFHPMITQSDNAAANVIIDFMGFDTLNSYFRKMGLRDTNLARKMMDFKERRAGEENYTTAADMAGLLEELYRKEFLSDEISGKCLELLGQQKINDRIPRKLPRDGTSIAHKTGLERHICHDVGIVFTDNGDFLICVLVKHENRFAMPAKKLISDIALLTYNYYRSF
- a CDS encoding radical SAM protein, with protein sequence MVSIKKSPDTGERLSVLSNDSRYDLACACGTNDDEHRRRSKEGKWIYPVVLPNGGTTYLFKTLLSNECVNNCKYCPLRAGSDTERCSLSPGELAASFMSYYNARRVSGLFLSSAVTGSPDATMERINRSALNLRRMRFRGYIHLKIIPGASEAAIRESLSLATAVSLNIETAGESNFRHLSTTKDYIRDIIRPIELISRLTAKGSPYAGIKQTTQFVVGASGETDKEIIGYSWKLYRELGLSRVYFSAYQRGAGSPELPGERSDLTNSDLLAREHRLYQTDWLIRKYGFRADEIPLDRDGNLSLGTDPKEMWAKSHPEFFPVYVNKDDKDRLLRVPGLGHVMVEKILSLRESGARISSIENLGRRSKLLVKAGQYLTF
- a CDS encoding MotA/TolQ/ExbB proton channel family protein encodes the protein MSLFQGVIGGGFVILILVGCSILSLAIIIERCFYYKSRSRVKRRDFMDEISAELKRDRLMNALDICENTKTPFSGVVHAGLKLFGHNESVISNAMEREVTIETTKLEQYTSVVGTIASTAVYIGLFGTVLGIIRAFHDIAQSAGSGGINVVINGIAEALICTAAGLCVAVPAVIAYNYFIKRIDKFVVDMELCVSETMDLIATKHR
- a CDS encoding DUF4239 domain-containing protein, encoding MPTIQKVMFWFPAWLLGPFVIGGFTLFSIVGLLIVRRFVPHSRLRTHHDVADPILGAVGAVYAVLIAFVVVTVWQNYDKSNCNVEMEANYMADIYRDAEAFSPGFRQKVGDLLREYRQAVVDDEWKSMRKGEMSPRVEKIMRQIWTLYTSYQPKTSTEQSFFDESVRKLNSFRELRRQRLMDSRSGIQSLLWFVLIGGALGTISFTFLFGAESIKAQIIMVIILSAMISLILFTIMELDFPFTGSVSISPEPFKEMLLD